The genomic interval AATCATGAGTGATTTCATCGTCAGCGCACGCAAATACCGCCCGGCGACGTTCCGTTCGGTCGTCGGGCAGAAGCATATCACCTCGACGCTCCAGAACGCCATCGAGCGCGGTCAGCTGGCCCACGCCTACCTCTTCTGCGGCCCCCGCGGCGTAGGCAAGACCACCTGCGCCCGCATCTTCGCCAAGGCGATCAACTGCCTCGCGCCCCACGGCGCCGAGGCGTGCAACGAGTGCGAATCGTGCCGCTCGTTCAACGAGGGAAGGTCGCTCAACATCCACGAGCTGGACGCCGCGTCGAACAACTCCGTGGAGGACATCCGCACGCTCATCGAACAAGTGCGCATCATCCCGCAGGTGGGCCGCTACTCGGTGTTCATCATCGACGAGGTCCACATGCTCTCGGCCGCGGCCTTCAACGCCTTCCTCAAGACGCTCGAAGAGCCGCCCGCACACGCGATCTTCATCCTCGCCACCACCGAGAAACACAAGATCATCCCCACGATCCTCTCGCGCTGCCAGATTTACGACTTCAACCGCATCCGTGTCGAGGATTCGGTGGAATACCTCCGCTACATCGCATCCGAGGAGGGCGTCGCCGCCGACGAGGAGTCGCTCAACCTCATCGCGCAGAAAGCCGACGGCGGCATGCGCGACGCCCTCTCCATGTTCGACAAGGCCGTGTCGTTCTGCGGCACGACGCTCGACTACCGCAACGTGGCCCAAACGCTGAACGTGCTCGACTACGACACCTATTTCGGCGTGACGGAGATGCTTCTGCGGGGCGACTACGCCGAGGCGCTCGTCACCTTCGACGCGGTGCTTTCGAAAGGCTTCTCGGGCCAGACCTTCATGGCCGGCCTGAACCGCCACATGCGCGACCTGCTGATGGCCGAACGCCCCGAGACGCTGCGGCTGATCGAAATGACCGGCACGCTGCTGGAACGATACCGGACGCAGGCGGGCGCCTGCAGTGTCGAGTTCCTGTTCGGTGCGATCTCCGTGCTGACGGAGCTCGACGGGAAAATCCGGCAGTCGTCCAACCAACGGCTGCTCGTGGAGCTGGGACTGATGAAGATCGCCGGTCTCGGCCAAAAAAAAAATGATCTCCTGACCCCATCCGGGGAGTATCCGCTCCCCGAACTGACGCCCCGCACGGCAGCCCCGGCGGCCCGCGCGGAAACGCAACCCGCGCCCCCGCCCCCTGCCTCCGGCACGGAAGGCGCGGCTAACGCCGCAAGGCTCCGGCCGGAACCCGCCCCGGCGGCGGAAGGCCCGCGTCCCGAACCTTCGGGCCGTGCGGCGCCGTCCCCGGAACCGGCCGCGGCATCCGGAATGCGTCCGGACGGAAACGTTCCGCCCGCGGCAGCTCCCGCGACGGCATCCGGAACGGCCCCGGCGACACGCCCCGGCCCGGCCGCACCGATCGGCACGGAGGTTCCGGCAGCGGACACCCGCCCCGCGGCAGCTCCGCAACCGGTCCCGCAACCCGAGGCAAGGCCCGCAGGGACGGCCCGGCGGCCGCTGATCTCCGGAACGTCGCTCTCGGACCTGCTGGCCTCGGCCGGCAATCCGGCGGCGCAGTCCGAGAAGACGCAGGACCCCGAACCGGCCGCCGCAACGGTCGATCCGGAGTGCGCGGCGAAGCTGGAACGGGCGCGGGAACGCATCCTGGCGCTGATCCGCGAACGGCGGCCGCGCTTCGTCCCGGCCTTCGAGCAGATGCTCTTCCGCGGCGACACGATCGCGGTGAGCGTCCCGACGACGGAGTTGCGCGACGAAATCCTGCGCAGCAAGACCGGAATGCTCATGCGGATCGCCGAGCTGGCCGGAGTGACGGGACGGATCGAGCTGGAGATCACGGTCAATGAACAGATACGGGCCGCGCGCCCGATCAGACTCGAGGACCGGGTGAAGTACATCACGGAGAAAAACCCGCTGGTGGCGGAACTCCGGAAAGCCCTGGACCTGGAGGTGGAATAAAACGAAAAAAAGCACCAAAGAAATAAAATGGCAATCAAGAATTTCATCGAAGAACTCGAATGGCGCGGCATGATCCACACGATCATGCCCGGCGCGAAGGAACAACTCGAAAAGGAGATGACGACGGCCTACCTGGGCATCGACCCCACGGCCGACTCGCTGCATATCGGCCACCTGGTAGGCGTGATGATTCTCAAGCATTTCCAGATGTGCGGCCACCGTCCGCTGGCCCTCGTGGGCGGCGCGACGGGCATGATCGGCGACCCCTCGGGCAAGTCGCAGGAGCGCAACCTGCTCGACGAGCGGACCCTCCGGCACAACCAGGAGGCGATCAAGCGGCAACTGGCCAAACTGCTCGACTTCGACTCCGACGCCCCGAACGCCGCGCGCATGGTGAACAACTACGACTGGATGAAGGACTTCACGTTCCTCGATTTCATCCGCGACATCGGCAAGTGCATCACCGTCAATTACATGATGGCCAAGGATTCGGTCAAGAAGCGCTTCAACGGCGAAGGCGACGGCATGTCGTTCACCGAATTCACCTACCAGCTCGTGCAGGGCTACGACTTCCTGCACCTCTACCAGACGATGGGCTGCAAGATCCAGCTCGGCGGCGCCGACCAGTGGGGCAACATCACCACCGGCACGGAGCTGATCCGCCGCAAGCTGGGCTCCGAAGCCGAAGCCTTCGCCATCACCTGCCCGCTCATCACCAAGGCCGACGGCACGAAGTTCGGCAAGACCGAGAGCGGCAACGTCTGGCTCGACCCGCGCTATACGTCGCCCTACAAGTTCTACCAGTTCTGGCTCAACGTGAGCGACGAGGACGCCAAACGCTACATCAAGATCTTCACGCTGCTCGACCGGGAAACGATCGGCGCGCTCATCGCCGAGCACGACGCCGCCCCGCACCTGCGCGTGTTGCAGAAACGCCTGGCGCAGGAGATCACCACGATGATCCACTCCCGGGAAGAGTACGAGAAGGCCGTCGAGGCCTCGGCCATCCTCTTCGGCGGCACGACCTCCGAGGCGCTGCGCCGGATAGACGAGCAGACGCTGCTGCAGGTCTTCGAGGGCGTGCCGCAGTTCCGCATCGCCCGCGCCGGACTGGGCCTGCCGTTCGTGGAGCTGGCGGCCGAAAAGACGCAGGTGTTCCCCTCGAAGGGCGAGTGCCGCAAGCTGGTGCAGGGCGGCGGCGTGTCCCTCAACAAGGAGAAGGTGACCGATCCGATGCGCGAGGTGACCGACGCGGACCTCATCGCCGGCAAATACCTCCTCGTGCAGCGCGGCAAGAAGAACTACTACCTCGTAATCGCCGAATAGGCCATGGAGTACCGCATCGCACTCGACCGCATGGAGTTCCGGGCGCTGCACGGCTGCTACGAACTGGAACGGAAGGTGGGCAACCGCTTCACGGTCGATTTGGAACTTACGGCCCTGCTGGGCGAAGCGGCCGCGGAGGACAACGTGGAGAAGACGGTCAATTACCTCACCGTCTATCAGATCGTCCGGGAACGGATGGGACAGACGCAGCGG from Alistipes dispar carries:
- the dnaX gene encoding DNA polymerase III subunit gamma/tau, translating into MSDFIVSARKYRPATFRSVVGQKHITSTLQNAIERGQLAHAYLFCGPRGVGKTTCARIFAKAINCLAPHGAEACNECESCRSFNEGRSLNIHELDAASNNSVEDIRTLIEQVRIIPQVGRYSVFIIDEVHMLSAAAFNAFLKTLEEPPAHAIFILATTEKHKIIPTILSRCQIYDFNRIRVEDSVEYLRYIASEEGVAADEESLNLIAQKADGGMRDALSMFDKAVSFCGTTLDYRNVAQTLNVLDYDTYFGVTEMLLRGDYAEALVTFDAVLSKGFSGQTFMAGLNRHMRDLLMAERPETLRLIEMTGTLLERYRTQAGACSVEFLFGAISVLTELDGKIRQSSNQRLLVELGLMKIAGLGQKKNDLLTPSGEYPLPELTPRTAAPAARAETQPAPPPPASGTEGAANAARLRPEPAPAAEGPRPEPSGRAAPSPEPAAASGMRPDGNVPPAAAPATASGTAPATRPGPAAPIGTEVPAADTRPAAAPQPVPQPEARPAGTARRPLISGTSLSDLLASAGNPAAQSEKTQDPEPAAATVDPECAAKLERARERILALIRERRPRFVPAFEQMLFRGDTIAVSVPTTELRDEILRSKTGMLMRIAELAGVTGRIELEITVNEQIRAARPIRLEDRVKYITEKNPLVAELRKALDLEVE
- the tyrS gene encoding tyrosine--tRNA ligase; translation: MAIKNFIEELEWRGMIHTIMPGAKEQLEKEMTTAYLGIDPTADSLHIGHLVGVMILKHFQMCGHRPLALVGGATGMIGDPSGKSQERNLLDERTLRHNQEAIKRQLAKLLDFDSDAPNAARMVNNYDWMKDFTFLDFIRDIGKCITVNYMMAKDSVKKRFNGEGDGMSFTEFTYQLVQGYDFLHLYQTMGCKIQLGGADQWGNITTGTELIRRKLGSEAEAFAITCPLITKADGTKFGKTESGNVWLDPRYTSPYKFYQFWLNVSDEDAKRYIKIFTLLDRETIGALIAEHDAAPHLRVLQKRLAQEITTMIHSREEYEKAVEASAILFGGTTSEALRRIDEQTLLQVFEGVPQFRIARAGLGLPFVELAAEKTQVFPSKGECRKLVQGGGVSLNKEKVTDPMREVTDADLIAGKYLLVQRGKKNYYLVIAE
- the folB gene encoding dihydroneopterin aldolase, with the translated sequence MEYRIALDRMEFRALHGCYELERKVGNRFTVDLELTALLGEAAAEDNVEKTVNYLTVYQIVRERMGQTQRTIERVALNIIEALYAAFPQLRHVKCTVSKLAPPLGGKLDRVSVTLER